The following are from one region of the Alicyclobacillus fastidiosus genome:
- the murB gene encoding UDP-N-acetylmuramate dehydrogenase: MVSETLLPVFSSYGVKDVRLNESMANHTTWRIGGPADVLVVPTTEGELQGAVRAANELNMPVTVIGRGSNALVLDGGIRGVVVKLHDGFGDIQVDGTSVTAMAGRSYVSAANIAVRHGLSGLEFATGIPGTVGGAVMMNAGAYGRETCEVLTWADVMDAKGDIHRYSNADLNFGYRYSILKDHPGIVVRARFDLVEGDRDTLIAKVKGWSARRAGSQPLSWPNCGSVFRNPEGTHAGHLIETAGLKGLRHGGAQISEKHANFIINCGDAKAEDVLWLIRHAQMTIRDEFGIDLETEVRFLGEPASGR; the protein is encoded by the coding sequence ATGGTCTCTGAAACGTTGTTGCCAGTCTTCTCGTCATATGGGGTGAAAGATGTTCGCCTCAATGAGTCGATGGCGAATCATACGACCTGGCGAATCGGTGGTCCAGCTGATGTGCTGGTTGTGCCGACGACCGAGGGTGAGCTTCAAGGTGCGGTACGGGCGGCGAACGAACTGAACATGCCGGTGACGGTCATCGGTCGAGGTTCGAATGCGCTCGTGCTCGACGGTGGCATACGCGGTGTCGTCGTAAAACTTCACGACGGATTTGGCGACATTCAAGTCGATGGGACGTCTGTCACCGCGATGGCGGGTCGTTCGTATGTATCGGCTGCCAACATCGCCGTTCGCCATGGACTTTCCGGATTGGAGTTCGCCACTGGAATACCTGGCACCGTCGGCGGTGCCGTGATGATGAACGCAGGCGCCTACGGGCGAGAGACGTGTGAAGTTCTCACGTGGGCGGATGTCATGGATGCCAAGGGCGATATTCATCGCTATTCGAATGCCGACCTGAACTTTGGGTACCGCTACAGCATCTTGAAAGACCACCCAGGCATTGTGGTCCGGGCGCGCTTTGACCTCGTCGAGGGCGACCGCGATACCCTGATCGCGAAGGTGAAGGGATGGTCGGCGCGCCGAGCGGGATCACAACCGCTGTCGTGGCCGAACTGCGGCTCGGTGTTTCGGAATCCAGAGGGGACCCACGCCGGTCATTTGATCGAAACGGCGGGCCTCAAAGGGCTTCGTCACGGAGGCGCTCAAATCAGCGAAAAGCACGCCAACTTCATTATTAATTGCGGAGACGCAAAGGCGGAAGATGTGCTTTGGCTAATCCGCCACGCCCAGATGACGATCCGCGATGAGTTTGGGATCGATTTGGAAACT
- the mraY gene encoding phospho-N-acetylmuramoyl-pentapeptide-transferase, with protein MDLRALFFTAIAAFAIALLLGPISIPLLHRLKFGQSIREEGPQHHKAKAGTPTMGGVIILLAVILTTLKFAFGSLDTLMLLLATVGFGLIGFADDFIKIVKKRNLGLTAKQKLLFQGIVTILLFVLLWFQQGDDHSFGVHIPFGNWVVPLGIFYVLFLLIVLVGTTNAVNLTDGLDGLLSGCAIMVFAAYAVYAYWHTNYDVALFCAAMVGALAGFLAFNRHPAKVFMGDTGSLAIGGGLAMVAVLTHSELALVLFGLVFVIEALSVLIQVFSYKTFGRRVFRMSPIHHHFELGGWSEWEVVLVFWLAAFICAFGTLALVSH; from the coding sequence TTGGACTTACGAGCTCTATTTTTTACGGCCATTGCGGCGTTTGCCATCGCACTGTTGCTGGGCCCAATCTCGATTCCGCTTTTGCACCGTCTGAAGTTTGGTCAATCGATTCGCGAAGAAGGGCCGCAGCACCACAAGGCGAAGGCGGGGACTCCGACGATGGGCGGCGTCATCATCCTGCTTGCCGTCATCCTTACGACCTTGAAGTTCGCGTTCGGGAGCCTGGATACGCTCATGTTGCTCCTCGCGACCGTCGGCTTTGGACTGATTGGCTTCGCGGACGACTTCATCAAAATTGTCAAGAAGCGAAATCTCGGCTTGACTGCGAAGCAAAAGCTGCTGTTTCAAGGCATCGTGACCATTCTCTTATTCGTCTTGCTGTGGTTCCAACAGGGGGATGATCACTCGTTCGGCGTGCACATCCCGTTTGGCAACTGGGTGGTGCCGCTTGGCATCTTCTACGTCCTCTTCCTGCTGATTGTCCTCGTCGGGACCACGAATGCGGTCAATTTGACGGATGGCCTCGACGGACTCTTATCCGGTTGCGCGATCATGGTGTTTGCGGCGTATGCTGTTTACGCATACTGGCATACGAACTACGACGTGGCCCTCTTCTGTGCCGCGATGGTGGGAGCGCTCGCTGGATTCCTCGCGTTCAATCGCCATCCTGCCAAAGTCTTTATGGGCGACACCGGATCACTGGCCATTGGTGGCGGACTGGCCATGGTCGCCGTCTTGACGCACAGCGAACTGGCTCTCGTCCTGTTCGGGTTGGTCTTCGTCATCGAGGCCCTGTCTGTGTTGATTCAAGTTTTTTCATATAAGACGTTTGGACGCCGCGTGTTCCGGATGAGTCCGATCCACCACCACTTCGAGCTCGGTGGCTGGTCAGAGTGGGAAGTCGTTTTGGTGTTCTGGTTAGCCGCCTTCATTTGCGCATTTGGCACGCTTGCACTGGTCTCTCATTGA
- the murG gene encoding undecaprenyldiphospho-muramoylpentapeptide beta-N-acetylglucosaminyltransferase, with amino-acid sequence MKVVFTGGGTGGHIYPALSLWRYMQDQAISLEPYYIGTTQGLEQSIVSKLDMPFETVEAAGLKRQVSLAAISTLLRTARGYFQAKRLLKRWRPDVVVGTGGFVTLPVIFAAHSLRIPSVVWEGNARPGLTNQLCASRTDAVAISFAESARFFSKAKRVELTGNPRASEVLQVDAGAVRGARDEYRILRDQKVILIFLGSRGSESVNKVVADVLPKFAAHPEWRVLFVTGDRHYEHVKESVPDLSHNVSILPFIYDMPSLLPHVDLLISRAGSSTLAEISALGIASILIPSPYVTANHQEENAKPLVDKGAAALLREADLSADSLWAAIERQMHQDALRAMKGAAKSFGTPDAVERFYQLVMDVMRTR; translated from the coding sequence GTGAAAGTTGTATTTACAGGCGGAGGGACAGGCGGACACATTTATCCCGCTTTGTCCCTTTGGCGCTATATGCAGGACCAGGCGATATCTCTCGAGCCCTACTACATCGGAACGACCCAGGGGCTTGAACAATCTATCGTCAGCAAACTCGACATGCCGTTTGAGACGGTGGAAGCTGCGGGGCTGAAACGCCAGGTGTCGCTTGCCGCCATCTCCACGTTGCTGCGGACCGCACGGGGCTATTTCCAGGCCAAGCGCCTGTTAAAGCGCTGGCGACCGGACGTCGTTGTGGGTACGGGCGGATTTGTCACGCTTCCGGTCATCTTCGCGGCGCACTCCCTGCGCATCCCGAGTGTGGTCTGGGAGGGAAATGCCAGGCCTGGACTCACCAACCAGCTCTGCGCCAGTCGCACGGATGCGGTCGCGATTTCCTTTGCCGAGAGCGCGCGATTTTTTAGCAAGGCCAAGCGCGTCGAACTGACTGGCAACCCGCGTGCGAGCGAGGTGCTGCAGGTGGACGCTGGCGCCGTGCGCGGCGCGCGTGACGAATACCGCATTCTCCGCGACCAGAAAGTGATTCTCATCTTCTTGGGCAGCCGCGGTTCAGAGTCGGTGAACAAGGTGGTGGCGGACGTCCTCCCGAAGTTTGCCGCGCATCCGGAGTGGCGCGTGCTGTTTGTGACGGGAGATCGTCACTATGAGCACGTCAAAGAGTCAGTTCCTGACCTCAGCCACAACGTGTCGATTCTGCCGTTTATCTACGACATGCCGAGCCTCCTGCCACACGTCGACTTGCTCATCAGCCGAGCGGGCAGCAGCACGTTGGCCGAAATCTCGGCACTTGGCATCGCATCGATTCTGATTCCGAGCCCGTACGTCACGGCCAACCATCAGGAGGAGAATGCCAAGCCGCTCGTCGACAAAGGCGCCGCGGCGCTCCTGCGCGAAGCGGACCTATCGGCCGATTCGCTGTGGGCGGCGATCGAGCGTCAGATGCACCAGGATGCGTTGCGCGCGATGAAGGGTGCCGCTAAATCGTTTGGCACGCCAGACGCGGTTGAGCGGTTCTACCAGCTGGTCATGGACGTGATGCGCACCCGCTGA
- the spoVE gene encoding stage V sporulation protein E: protein MLRSRTSSTSRSSFDLVIVGVIIMLLCLGIVMVYSASSVIAANKFNDPLFYPKRQLIWAILGVIAMLWFARYDYHKLRQHAPKLAIASFAMLVLVLIIGVNRGGSKAWLGIGSLGIQPSEFAKLGLIVFLAHMLCDAGDRMQSFWRGFVPPLGTAVAAVGLIMLEPDLGQSVVIMGTTLLMMFAAGTRIRHLGGFFGLGLVAFGGLVAAAPYRMQRIVAFMDPWKYPKAEGYQIIQSLYALGSGGILGLGFGNSRQKFLYLPEPQTDFIFSIIGEELGFLGGLALLLLFGVLVWRGVRTAIYAPDEFGSLLGVGITGMIAVQVLINIGVVTGSMPATGITLPFISYGGSSLTLMLSGVGILLNISKQAVFPDR from the coding sequence GTGCTTCGATCCCGCACGTCCAGCACATCGAGAAGTTCATTCGACTTAGTTATCGTCGGCGTGATCATCATGCTTCTGTGTCTTGGCATCGTCATGGTCTACAGTGCATCGTCCGTCATCGCGGCCAACAAGTTCAACGATCCCCTCTTTTACCCGAAACGGCAGCTCATCTGGGCGATTCTCGGCGTCATCGCCATGTTGTGGTTCGCACGCTACGATTATCACAAACTGCGCCAGCACGCTCCAAAATTGGCCATCGCCAGTTTCGCGATGCTGGTCCTCGTGCTCATCATCGGTGTGAACCGTGGCGGATCGAAGGCGTGGCTCGGGATTGGCTCGCTTGGCATCCAGCCCTCGGAGTTCGCGAAGCTGGGGCTGATCGTCTTTCTCGCACATATGCTGTGCGACGCCGGAGACAGGATGCAGTCGTTCTGGCGCGGTTTTGTGCCGCCTCTGGGCACTGCCGTAGCGGCGGTAGGACTGATCATGCTCGAGCCGGATTTGGGGCAGAGTGTCGTCATCATGGGGACGACGCTGTTGATGATGTTTGCCGCAGGGACGCGCATCCGCCACTTGGGGGGCTTCTTCGGGCTCGGCCTCGTCGCGTTTGGCGGGCTGGTGGCTGCAGCGCCCTACCGGATGCAGCGCATCGTGGCCTTTATGGACCCGTGGAAGTATCCGAAAGCAGAAGGGTATCAGATCATTCAATCGCTCTACGCACTCGGGTCTGGTGGCATCCTTGGTCTCGGTTTCGGCAATAGCCGTCAGAAATTTCTGTACCTACCTGAGCCACAGACCGACTTTATTTTCTCGATCATCGGCGAGGAACTCGGATTTTTAGGCGGCCTCGCGCTGCTCCTGCTCTTCGGCGTGCTCGTGTGGCGGGGTGTGAGGACGGCAATTTACGCGCCAGACGAGTTTGGGTCTTTACTTGGGGTCGGCATTACTGGCATGATTGCTGTGCAGGTGCTCATCAACATCGGAGTCGTCACGGGGTCGATGCCGGCGACAGGCATCACGTTGCCATTCATCAGCTATGGCGGATCCTCTTTGACACTGATGCTGTCGGGCGTTGGAATCCTGTTGAATATCTCGAAGCAAGCCGTATTTCCAGATCGGTGA
- the murD gene encoding UDP-N-acetylmuramoyl-L-alanine--D-glutamate ligase: MSLNRTTRDEWFRNKGSVLVIGYARSGAAAAELLTRHGFSVTVNDRRTRPDSDEALERLERAGVRFVFGDHPLSLLEDSWLFIVKNPGIPYHMPLIMEAEKRDIPIFTEIEIASWYTNSPMYSITGSNGKTTTTTLVGEMLDAARMEPVVAGNIGTVVSGLVDSIRREQPIVLELSSFQLLGTEWFHPRIALLLNFYPAHLDYHGTFEEYQRAKWRMFRNMEAGDVAVLNRDQPLVAEGAKSLAADIHWFSTEQLDFDDGAALVGDDIVLVRDGEQRVLLPIGEVGLKGRHNLQNLLAAAAMAQAAGASDDAIRHVARNFQGVEHRLELVRTVDGIRFYNDSKATNPDACKQALHAFPKDIVWIAGGLDRGISFEDLVPDLRGRVKAAILLGETKERIAEACALAGVDDVVLVSSLDEAVAAAKQRAVTGDVVLLSPACASWDMFTSFEVRGSMFKEAVHRL, encoded by the coding sequence ATGAGTCTCAATCGTACTACTCGCGACGAATGGTTTCGCAATAAAGGTTCTGTCTTGGTCATCGGCTACGCCCGAAGTGGAGCTGCCGCTGCCGAGCTGTTGACCCGCCACGGCTTTTCGGTGACGGTCAACGACCGCCGTACGCGCCCCGACTCAGATGAAGCACTCGAACGCCTGGAACGTGCAGGCGTTCGTTTTGTGTTTGGGGATCACCCGCTGTCGCTCTTGGAAGATTCCTGGTTGTTTATCGTCAAAAACCCCGGTATCCCGTATCACATGCCACTTATCATGGAGGCAGAGAAGCGGGATATCCCGATCTTCACGGAGATCGAAATCGCCAGCTGGTATACCAACTCGCCAATGTACTCGATCACGGGGTCGAATGGCAAGACGACGACGACGACACTCGTGGGCGAGATGCTTGACGCTGCGCGGATGGAGCCGGTCGTCGCAGGTAACATCGGAACGGTGGTGTCTGGGCTCGTCGATTCCATTCGCCGCGAACAGCCGATTGTGCTCGAACTCTCGAGTTTTCAACTGCTTGGGACGGAGTGGTTCCACCCGCGCATTGCCCTCTTGCTCAACTTCTATCCAGCACACCTGGACTACCACGGGACGTTTGAGGAGTACCAGAGGGCCAAGTGGCGAATGTTTCGAAACATGGAGGCGGGTGACGTCGCGGTGCTGAACCGGGATCAACCGCTGGTCGCGGAGGGTGCCAAATCGCTCGCGGCGGATATCCACTGGTTTAGCACAGAGCAACTGGACTTTGACGACGGCGCTGCACTGGTCGGCGACGATATCGTCCTCGTGCGGGACGGTGAGCAGCGCGTTCTTTTGCCGATCGGCGAGGTCGGGCTCAAGGGGCGGCACAACCTTCAGAACCTGCTCGCGGCGGCTGCGATGGCGCAAGCGGCAGGTGCATCAGACGACGCCATCCGCCATGTCGCGCGCAACTTTCAGGGCGTCGAGCACCGGCTGGAATTGGTTCGCACGGTCGATGGCATCCGCTTCTACAACGATTCGAAGGCGACCAATCCAGACGCTTGCAAGCAGGCGTTGCATGCATTTCCGAAAGACATCGTGTGGATTGCTGGGGGATTGGATCGAGGCATCTCGTTCGAGGACCTCGTGCCTGATTTACGTGGGCGTGTCAAAGCGGCCATTCTGCTCGGCGAGACGAAGGAGCGGATCGCAGAGGCATGCGCACTTGCAGGCGTGGACGACGTCGTGCTCGTCTCCTCGCTTGACGAAGCGGTCGCCGCGGCGAAACAGCGGGCTGTTACAGGTGATGTGGTGCTACTGTCACCAGCGTGCGCGAGCTGGGATATGTTTACGTCGTTTGAGGTGCGGGGAAGCATGTTCAAAGAAGCCGTGCATAGACTTTAA